A region of the Gallaecimonas xiamenensis 3-C-1 genome:
CGGCACGGCCCACCGCGCCCAGGCCTCCACCCACGGTGTCGGCAAGTTTGCCGATGTCGCCTGCGCAGGCCCCTTGCTGGCCGCCGAGCTGGATGCCCTTGGCAAGGCCCTGAAAGAGCCCAAGCGCCCGCTGGTGGCCATAGTGGCCGGTTCCAAGGTGTCCACCAAGCTGGACGTCCTTAACAGCCTGTCTGAGATCTGCGATCAGATCATCGTCGGCGGCGGTATCGCCAACACCTTCCTGGCGGCAGCCGGCAAGCCCATGGGCAAGTCCCTCTACGAGGCGGACCTTATCCCCACCGCCCGCGCGCTGATGGACAAGGTGGCCATTCCGCTGCCGAGCGACGTGGCGGTGGCCAAGGCCTTCAGCGAGGACGCCGAAGCTATTATCAAGGCGGCCGAGGATGTCAGCGATGACGACATGATCCTCGACATCGGCCCCGACAGCGCCCAGGCCCTGGCCGCGCTGCTGAGCTCTGCCAAGACCATCCTCTGGAACGGCCCGGTGGGTGTCTTCGAGTTCGACCAGTTCGGCAAAGGCACCGAAGTGCTGGCCAAGGCCATAGCGGCCTCCGACGCCTTCTCCATTGCCGGTGGCGGCGACACCCTGGCGGCCATCGACAAGTACGGCATCAAGAGCCAGGTGTCCTACATCTCCACCGGTGGCGGCGCCTTCCTGGAATTCGTGGAAGGCAAGGTGCTGCCGGCCGTAGCCATGCTGGAAAGCCGTGGCTGAGTAAAGGCTGAAACAGCCACAAAGGCGGCGCATTGGGCCGCCTTACTTTGATAGACTTATTCAAACGATTCGATAAGCGGGGAGCGGGCGGCTCCCCCATATGAGGAGAATTATCCATGGCCCTGATTTCACTGCGCCAGATGCTGGACCACGCCGCTGAGTACGGCTACGGCGTACCGGCTTTCAACGTCAACAACCTCGAGCAGATGCGCGCCATCATGGAAGCGGCCGACAAGATGGATGCCCCCGTCATTGTCCAGGCCTCTGCCGGTGCCCGTAAGTACGCCGGTGCCCCCTTCCTGCGCCACCTGATCCTGGCGGCCATTGAAGAATTCCCTCATATCCCGGTTTGTATGCACCAGGACCACGGCACCAGCCCGGCAGTGTGCCAGCGCTCCATCCAACTGGGTTTCAGCTCGGTGATGATGGACGGCTCCCTGCGTGAAGACGGCAAGACCCCGGCTGACTGGGACTACAACGTCGCCGTTACCCAGCGTACCGTTGACATGGCTCACGCCTGCGGCGTGTCCGTGGAAGGGGAACTGGGCTGCCTGGGTAGTCTGGAAACCGGCACTGCCGGCGAAGAAGACGGCATCGGCGCCGAAGGCGTACTGGACCACAGCCAGCTGCTGACCGACCCGGAAGAAGCGGCCCAGTTCGTGACCCTGACCCAGGTGGACGCCCTGGCCATCGCCATCGGCACCAGCCACGGCGCCTACAAGTTCAGCCGCCCCCCTTCAGGTGACATCCTGGCCATCGAGCGTATCAAGGAAATCCACCGCCGCATCCCCAACACCCACCTGGTCATGCACGGTTCTTCTTCCGTGCCCCAGGAGTGGCTGAAGGTGATCAACGAGTTCGGTGGCGACATCCCCGAAACCTACGGTGTGCCGGTTGAAGAGATCGTCGAAGGCATCAAGCACGGCGTGCGTAAGGTCAACATCGACACCGATCTGCGCCTGGCTTCCACCGGTGCCATGCGCCGCGCCATGGCCCAGAACCCCCGCGAGTTCGACCCGCGTAAGTTCCTCAAGGTCAGCACCGACGCCATGCGCGATATCTGTATCGCCCGTTACGAAGCCTTCGGCTCCGCCGGCCAGGCCCACAAGATCAAGGCCCTGTCACTGGACGCCATGGCTGAGCGTTATGCCAAAGGCGAGTTGGCTGCCAAGGTCAACTAAGCAAAAAAGGCGGCCCAGGCCGCCTTTTTTATTGGCTGAATGATCTTTTTGGTTAGCCCGGTCCTATGGGCAAGCAAAGGAGATCATCATGCGTATTATTACCCTGCTATTGGCCCTCGTCATGTTCAGTGCCCAAGGTGCCTACCGCGAAAATGCCGTGCCATTCGGCAACGAACTGCAATGGCTTAATGTGGAACATCCCCTTTCCTTAAACGATCTCAAGGGCAAGGTGGTGATCCTCGATTTTTGGACCTACGGCTGCGTCAACTGCATGCACGTGCTGCCCGATCTTAAAAAGCTCGAGGACAAGTACGGCAACAAGCTGGCGGTGATCTCCGTTCATTCCCCGAAGTTTGCCAACGAAAAGCGCCTCGATACCCTAAAACGTATCGTTGCCCGCTACGGCATCAGCCACCCTGTGGCCAACGACGTGGATTTTAGCCAGTGGCAGCAATACGCGGTGCGCGCCTGGCCTACCTTCGTGATCCTCACCCCTGACGGCCGGGTGGTGGGGCAGACCTCGGGGGAGGGGCGCTATGCCCTGTTGGACCAGGTGGTCGGCGCCTTGGTTGAGGAATTTGCCGGCAAGTTCGACGAAAAGCCCCTTCCGCTCAAGCTCATCACCTTCGCCGACACCCCCCTGGCTGCGCCGGGCAAGGTAAGGGTTAAGGGTGACCTGCTGGCCATTTCCGACAGCGGCCATAACCGCATCATCTTTGCCCGCCCCGACGGGCGGGTGGTCAAGGTGGTGGGCTCTGGTGAGGCCTGTGCCAAGGACGGCAGCGCCGAAGAAGCCTGCTTCGCCTCACCCCAGGGCACCCTGTTTCAAGACCAGGCGCTCTATGTGGCCGATACCAACAACCACCTTATTCGCCGTATCGACCTGCGCAACTACCAGGTCAGTACCGTTGCCGGCACCGGCAAATTGGGGGGGTATCTAAACGCCAACGGCGCCGCCCTTAGTACGGCCCTGCGCTCCCCCTGGGACCTGGCGTCCTTGCCGGGCGGGGCCATTGCCATCGCCATGGCCGGTAGCCATCAAATCTGGCAACTCAAGGGCGGCAAGGTACAGGTGTTGGCGGGCAATGGCCGTGAAGCCCTGGTGGACGACGACTTCAAGGACGCGTCCTTTAACCAGCCGTCCGGGCTCTTTGCCGATGCTGGCCAGCTTTGGGTGGCCGATGCCGAAGCCTCGGCCATTCGCCGCCTGGACTTGAAAGACCAGGAAGTGACCACCCTGGTGGGCCAGGGCCTGTTCGATTTTGGCCTTAAGGACGGCGCTTTCAAAAAGGCCCTGCTCCAGCATGCCCTGGGGGTGATCCGCTGGGACCAGCAGCGCCTGCTGGTGGCAGACACCTACAATCATGCCCTGCGCTGGCTGGACTTGGACAAGCAGCAGGCCAGCACCCTGGCTCTGCCCGATGGCAGCCTCAACGAGCCAGGGGGCCTGGCACGCCTGGGGGATAAGGTGCTGGTGGCGGATACCAACCACGATC
Encoded here:
- a CDS encoding thioredoxin-like domain-containing protein; the protein is MRIITLLLALVMFSAQGAYRENAVPFGNELQWLNVEHPLSLNDLKGKVVILDFWTYGCVNCMHVLPDLKKLEDKYGNKLAVISVHSPKFANEKRLDTLKRIVARYGISHPVANDVDFSQWQQYAVRAWPTFVILTPDGRVVGQTSGEGRYALLDQVVGALVEEFAGKFDEKPLPLKLITFADTPLAAPGKVRVKGDLLAISDSGHNRIIFARPDGRVVKVVGSGEACAKDGSAEEACFASPQGTLFQDQALYVADTNNHLIRRIDLRNYQVSTVAGTGKLGGYLNANGAALSTALRSPWDLASLPGGAIAIAMAGSHQIWQLKGGKVQVLAGNGREALVDDDFKDASFNQPSGLFADAGQLWVADAEASAIRRLDLKDQEVTTLVGQGLFDFGLKDGAFKKALLQHALGVIRWDQQRLLVADTYNHALRWLDLDKQQASTLALPDGSLNEPGGLARLGDKVLVADTNHDRLLLVDPVSNSVSEYKLKF
- the fba gene encoding class II fructose-bisphosphate aldolase (catalyzes the reversible aldol condensation of dihydroxyacetonephosphate and glyceraldehyde 3-phosphate in the Calvin cycle, glycolysis, and/or gluconeogenesis) — protein: MALISLRQMLDHAAEYGYGVPAFNVNNLEQMRAIMEAADKMDAPVIVQASAGARKYAGAPFLRHLILAAIEEFPHIPVCMHQDHGTSPAVCQRSIQLGFSSVMMDGSLREDGKTPADWDYNVAVTQRTVDMAHACGVSVEGELGCLGSLETGTAGEEDGIGAEGVLDHSQLLTDPEEAAQFVTLTQVDALAIAIGTSHGAYKFSRPPSGDILAIERIKEIHRRIPNTHLVMHGSSSVPQEWLKVINEFGGDIPETYGVPVEEIVEGIKHGVRKVNIDTDLRLASTGAMRRAMAQNPREFDPRKFLKVSTDAMRDICIARYEAFGSAGQAHKIKALSLDAMAERYAKGELAAKVN
- a CDS encoding phosphoglycerate kinase, whose protein sequence is MAVIKMTDLDLAGKRVLIREDLNVPVKDGKVTSDARILAALPSIQLALDKGAKVLVMSHLGRPEEGVFDEASSLQPVADYLQDLLGVPVRLVRDYLAGVDARAGEVVLLENVRFNKGEKKDDETLSKQYAALCDVFVMDAFGTAHRAQASTHGVGKFADVACAGPLLAAELDALGKALKEPKRPLVAIVAGSKVSTKLDVLNSLSEICDQIIVGGGIANTFLAAAGKPMGKSLYEADLIPTARALMDKVAIPLPSDVAVAKAFSEDAEAIIKAAEDVSDDDMILDIGPDSAQALAALLSSAKTILWNGPVGVFEFDQFGKGTEVLAKAIAASDAFSIAGGGDTLAAIDKYGIKSQVSYISTGGGAFLEFVEGKVLPAVAMLESRG